From one Ooceraea biroi isolate clonal line C1 chromosome 7, Obir_v5.4, whole genome shotgun sequence genomic stretch:
- the LOC105274775 gene encoding ubiquitin-like domain-containing CTD phosphatase 1, which produces MEGELRIVVKWSGKEYDILDIQEEDTVLALKERIHRETGVRPERQKLLNLKFKGKAAQDDDIIGKLNLKPGFKLMLMGSREEDIAEASQAPENVPDVINDLDIEEEEVEIEKAEINLRKIQIRIDRYVITELNPLRDGKKLLVLDIDYTLFDHRSVAESGAQLMRPYLHEFLTRAYKNYDIVIWSATSMRWINEKMKLLGVSNHPNYKIAFHLDVLAMITVHTPKYGVVGVKPLGIIWGKYKQFSAKNTIMFDDIRRNFIMNPQSGLRIKPFKHAHTSRVKDFELLKLAKYLEFIAEVDDFQTLNHRKWEEYKPKKSDISGDE; this is translated from the exons ATGGAGGGTGAATTAAGAATTGTAGTGAAATGGAGCGGAAAGGAATACGATATCCTCGATATTCAGGAGGAGGACACTGTTCTCGCCCTAAAGGAGCGCATACACAGGGAAACGGGCGTGCGCCCGGAACGTCAAAAACTGCTAAATCTCAAATTTAAAG GTAAGGCAGCGCAAGATGACGATATAATCGGCAAGTTAAACTTGAAGCCTGGCTTCAAGTTGATGTTGATGGGCTCGCGTGAGGAGGACATCGCGGAGGCCAGTCAAGCGCCGGAGAATGTACCTGATGTAATTAACGACCTGGATATagaagaggaggaggtagAGATCGAAAAGGCTGAGATCAATCTGCGCAAGATCCAGATACGTATCGATCGTTACGTAATCACCGAACTGAATCCCTTGAGAGACGGTAAGAAACTCCTCGTGCTGGACATAGACTATACTCTGTTCGATCATCGATCAGTGGCGGAGAGTGGAGCGCAGCTGATGCGTCCGTACCTCCATGAATTTCTGACGCGCGCTTATAAGAATTACGACATAGTCATCTGGTCGGCGACCAGTATGAGATGGATCAATGAAAAGATGAAGCTGCTGGGGGTCTCGAATCATCCAAACTACAAGATAGCCTTTCACTTGGACGTCCTCGCCATGATCACCGTTCACACGCCCAAGTACGGTGTGGTCGGTGTGAAGCCGCTGGGCATTATCTGGGGGAAGTACAAGCAGTTCTCCGCGAAGAACACGATAATGTTCGATGACATTAGGAGGAACTTCATAATGAATCCGCAATCGGGATTGAGGATAAAGCCTTTCAAGCACGCTCACACCAGCAGAGTGAAGGACTTCGAACTGCTGAAGTTAGCCAAGTACTTGGAATTTATAGCCGAGGTCGATGACTTTCAAACGCTCAACCACAGGAAGTGGGAGGAGTACAAGCCCAAGAAGAGCGACATCAGTGGCGACGAGTAG
- the LOC105274793 gene encoding peroxidase: MHGITERTPLARRTDSPDYVEFASLLRTRRTRLRQFQCCICGILIVVFTLAVVIFISYSMSHPISIDPAIDNATLSGNLGDGLRLGFAPGSASHASFSSTVSATSEPGSVLVSNIVDTLMKNISRQEYMQGLRAGEQAMKRRLLADKIVAKTPLPSPSPESRHRYVVSTSPNVSVLALAAVGEIAATRMIENMRSANDEPSAINSFFDSGWVPKGVCKQYIDHITCNLDKYRTIDGSCNRPRGWGSSMMPFRRVSLPDYADGIESPRKARSGRELPSARKVSLTVHNPSASTDPSFTVMLAVFGQFLDHDITATALSQGVNGSSIACCPPSEEHPECFPVQVGVGDPVYDLTGRTCMDFVRSAPAPQCKLGPREQLNQVSAFIDGSAIYGPDTEIARDLREFTGGRLKMQLTPDNRTLLPASRDLDDGCNREIEQRRGRYCFAAGDARANENLHLTTMHLLWARQHNRIARELARINPGWNDETLYQETRRIVGAQLQHITYREFLPIVLGDEKMKEYNLTPLGSGYRKRMHDPDDLQDDPTIANHFAAAAFRFAHTLLPGLMKITDAEKGTSSYVELHKMLFNPYSLYAEGGVTRSVNSATTNAIQKYSTHVTSQLTNHLFEDPIVNDTSTVPCGLDLVSLNIQRGRDHGLPGYTAWREYCGLGKAKTFNDLAGHLDPQALKQISTLYESVEDVDLYTGALAEIPRLNNLIGPTFASLIADQFARLRNGDRFWYESAEQPYPFAEDQLMEIRKSSLAKLICDCSDGITHSQMEIMRSVSPDNPLVSCEDIPGPSFASWREDSSLSS; encoded by the exons ATGCATGGTATTACGGAGAGGACGCCTTTAGCTAGACGTACGGATTCCCCCGACTACGTCGAATTCGCCAGTCTCTTGAGAACTCGAAGAACGCGATTGCGACAGTTCCAATGCTGCATTTGCGGTATTCTGAT AGTGGTCTTCACCTTGGCTGTAGTGATATTCATCAGTTACTCCATGAGTCATCCTATCTCAATCGATCCCGCGATCGATAATGCAACACTTTCTGGAAATTTAGGTGACGGTCTAAGACTAGGATTCGCACCTGGTTCTGCCTCGCATGCGTCCTTCAGTAGCACCGTTAGTGCTACGTCCGAACCCGGCTCCGTTCTGGTATCCAATATCGTCGACACtttgatgaaaaatattagtCGGCAGGAGTATATGCAAGGATTACGAGCTGGCGAACAGGCGATGAAAAGACGCCTGCTAGCAGATAAGATCGTTGCAAAGACTCCACTGCCGTCTCCATCCCCAGAATCCAGGCACCGATATGTGGTGAGCACGAGTCCTAACGTTAGTGTTCTTGCCTTAGCAGCCGTAGGTGAGATCGCGGCGACGAGGATGATCGAGAATATGAG GTCTGCCAACGACGAACCATCGGCGATCAACTCGTTCTTCGACAGCGGCTGGGTACCAAAAGGCGTGTGCAAACAATATATCGATCACATCACATGTAATCTCGATAAATACCGAACCATCGACGGTAGCTGTAACCGACCAAGAGGATGGGGCTCCAGCATGATGCCCTTCAGAAGAGTCTCGCTACCTGATTACGCCGATGGTATCGAATCGCCTCGAAAGGCACGGTCGGGACGGGAGTTGCCCTCGGCTAGAAAGGTCAGTCTAACAGTGCACAATCCTTCAGCCAGCACCGATCCATCCTTCACGGTAATGTTGGCTGTATTCGGCCAATTCTTGGATCACGACATCACCGCTACCGCGCTCAGTCAGGGTGTTAACGGGAGCTCCATAGCTTGTTGCCCTCCGTCAGAAGAACATCCCGAGTGCTTCCCCGTGCAAGTGGGGGTTGGCGATCCCGTGTATGATTTAACCGGCCGTACGTGCATGGATTTCGTGCGGTCCGCACCAGCTCCGCAGTGCAAGCTCGGACCTAGGGAGCAGCTTAATCAA GTCAGTGCCTTCATCGACGGCTCGGCCATTTACGGTCCCGATACCGAGATCGCCCGCGATTTGCGTGAGTTCACCGGCGGTCGCTTGAAGATGCAGCTCACTCCGGATAACAGAACTCTGCTGCCGGCGAGCAGGGacctcgacgacggctgcAATCGAGAAATTGAGCAACGTCGAGGCCGCTACTGCTTCGCCGCGGGCGATGCCAGGGCGAATGAAAACCTGCACCTGACTACGATGCATCTCCTCTGGGCACGACAGCATAACAGGATCGCGAGGGAATTGGCCAGGATCAACCCCGGCTGGAACGACGAGACTCTTTATCAGGAAACACGACGCATTGTCGGCGCTCAGCTGCAACACATCACCTATCGCGAGTTTCTGCCAATCGTCCTGGGCGACGAGAAGATGAAGGAGTACAATCTGACGCCCCTCGGTTCAGGCTACAGGAAGCGAATGCACGATCCAGACGATCTGCAGGATGATCCAACGATAGCCAATCATTTCGCCGCCGCGGCATTCCGTTTCGCTCACACTCTACTACCGGGTCTGATGAAGATCACCGACGCTGAGAAGGGCACGTCGTCGTACGTGGAGTTGCACAAGATGCTCTTCAACCCGTACAGTCTCTATGCTGAAGGCGGTGTCACACGTTCAGTGAACTCGGCCACGACCAATGCCATCCAGAAGTACTCTACGCACGTCACCTCACAGTTGACTAATCATCTCTTCGAGGATCCTATAGTCAACGATACTTCCACGGTGCCTTGCGGCCTGGACTTGGTGTCGTTAAACATCCAACGAGGACGAGATCATGGATTACCGGGTTACACCGCGTGGCGGGAATACTGCGGACTGGGAAAAGCGAAAACGTTCAATGATCTCGCGGGACACTTGGATCCTCAGGCCCTAAAACAGATATCGACGCTCTACGAGTCTGTTGAGGATGTAGATTTGTACACTGGTGCCTTGGCGGAGATACCGAGGTTGAACAACTTGATCGGGCCCACGTTCGCGAGCTTGATTGCCGATCAGTTCGCGCGTCTGCGGAATGGAGACCGCTTCTGGTATGAGTCCGCCGAACAACCGTATCCCTTCGCAGAAg ATCAACTGATGGAAATACGCAAAAGTTCACTGGCGAAGTTAATATGCGATTGTTCAGACGGAATCACGCATTCTCAAATGGAAATTATGCGTTCCGTCAGCCCGGACAATCCTTTAGTATCCTGTGAAGACATACCAGGACCGTCCTTTGCATCATGGAGAGAAGACAGTTCATTGTCGTcgtaa